Proteins encoded together in one Miscanthus floridulus cultivar M001 chromosome 16, ASM1932011v1, whole genome shotgun sequence window:
- the LOC136510044 gene encoding serine/threonine protein phosphatase 2A 57 kDa regulatory subunit B' kappa isoform, with product MWKQFLSKLPRKSSASGDSGQCSNGTGIQRTSSCGSIPPGRPASAIRRMSSAVFPSSVVAGIEPLVSFKDVPNSEKQNLFVSKLSLCCVVFDFSDPNKSSVEKDIKRQALLHLIEFVESTNARFSEAAIAACSRMCAINLFRAFPPNCRSGSSGGGEGDEDEPMFDPAWCHLQLVYELLLKFIGSSSLDAKIGKKHFDHSFMVKLLNLLDSEDPRERDCLKTILHRVYGKFMVHRPFIRKAVSNIFYQFVFETDRHNGIAELLEVFGSVISGFALPLKEEHKIFLWRVLVPLHKPKSVGVYLQQLTYCVTQFIEKDPKLASSVIIGLLRYWPITNCQKEVMFLSEIEEILESTSQAEFQKCMVPLFRRIAHCITSSHFQVAERALFVWNNDHIISLIAQNRQVIMPLVVPALEHNIQNHWNQAVLNLTMNVKKMFSEMDDDLFSSCLAKYKEEEEKRASLEAKRKLTWEKLESAAAFQPVTGHTAVLVGHHPSANMIATLI from the exons ATGTGGAAGCAGTTCCTCAGCAAGCTGCCCCGGAAGTCGTCGGCCTCCGGGGACTCAGGCCAGTGCAGCAATGGCACCGGGATACAGCGCACGAGCAGCTGCGGGAGCATCCCGCCTGGCCGCCCTGCCTCCGCCATCCGGCGCATGTCATCCGCTGTCTTCCCCTCGAGTGTTGTGGCTGGTATTGAGCCGCTGGTGTCGTTCAAGGACGTCCCCAACTCGGAGAAGCAGAACCTGTTTGTGAGCAAGCTGAGCCTGTGCTGTGTCGTCTTTGATTTCTCGGACCCGAACAAGAGTTCAGTGGAGAAGGATATCAAGAGGCAGGCATTGCTGCATCTTATAGAGTTTGTCGAGTCGACCAATGCTCGCTTCTCGGAGGCGGCGATCGCGGCCTGCTCTAGGATGTGTGCCATCAACCTGTTCCGGGCGTTCCCTCCAAACTGCAGGTCTGGCTCATCAGGTGGTGGTGAGGGCGACGAGGACGAGCCAATGTTCGATCCTGCTTGGTGCCATCTGCAGCTTGTTTATGAGCTGCTGCTGAAATTTATTGGATCATCATCCTTGGATGCAAAGATAGGGAAGAAGCACTTTGATCACTCATTCATGGTGAAGCTCCTTAATCTTCTTGACTCCGAGGATCCAAGAGAAAGGGATTGTTTGAAAACTATTCTGCACAGGGTATATGGGAAGTTCATGGTACACCGTCCTTTCATTCGCAAAGCAGTGAGCAATATATTCTACCAGTTCGTCTTTGAGACTGATCGGCACAATGGGATCGCGGAGCTGCTGGAGGTCTTTGGCAGTGTCATTAGTGGGTTTGCATTGCCTCTGAAAGAAGAACACAAGATCTTTCTTTGGAGGGTTTTGGTTCCTCTACACAAACCGAAATCTGTTGGTGTGTATCTTCAGCAGTTGACCTACTGTGTGACACAGTTTATAGAAAAGGACCCAAAGCTTGCAAGCTCAGTGATAATTGGTTTGTTAAGATATTGGCCAATAACAAATTGTCAGAAGGAAGTGATGTTTCTCAGTGAGATTGAAGAGATCTTGGAGTCTACCAGCCAGGCAGAATTCCAGAAATGTATGGTACCATTGTTTCGGCGGATTGCTCATTGTATCACCAGTTCTCACTTCCAG GTTGCTGAAAGAGCGCTCTTCGTATGGAATAATGATCACATTATCAGCTTGATTGCACAAAACCGCCAAGTGATCATGCCTCTTGTTGTTCCAGCACTAGAGCACAATATTCAGAATCACTGGAACCAAGCAGTCCTGAATCTAACTATGAATGTCAAGAAAATGTTTTCTGAGATGGACGATGATCTCTTCTCATCATGCCTGGCCAAGtacaaggaggaagaagaaaaacgtgCGTCGCTAGAAGCGAAGCGTAAGCTTACCTGGGAGAAGCTTGAGTCAGCTGCAGCTTTCCAGCCAGTGACTGGCCATACAGCCGTCCTAGTAGGCCACCATCCATCAGCAAATATGATCGCCACCCTGATCTAG
- the LOC136510045 gene encoding photosynthetic NDH subunit of subcomplex B 3, chloroplastic codes for MAATSSACVALASLPFAASTSASSRVSASSHRGPRRFRAGTVRCSSASPNVSQGAPAPAPPKPQIELEFVGPKPGADGSFPVDRAEASSGEKLLRDIMNENKIELYAAYGKVMNCGGGGSCGTCIVEIIDGKELLNERTDTENRYLKKKPDSWRLACQTIVGNKENSGKVVVQRLPQWKK; via the exons ATGGCGGCCACGAGCTCCGCCTGCGTGGCGCTCGCATCCCTCCCCTTCGCCGCCTCCACCTCCGCCTCTTCTCGCGTATCGGCCAGCAGCCACCGCGGTCCACGGCGCTTCAGGGCCGGCACCGTCAGATGTTCCAGCGCGTCGCCTAACGTGTCCCAGGGCGCGCCTGCGCCGGCGCCGCCCAAGCCGCAAATCGAGCTCGAGTTCGTCGGG CCGAAGCCGGGTGCCGACGGCTCCTTCCCGGTGGACCGGGCGGAGGCGTCCAGCGGCGAAAAGCTCCTCCGTGACATCATGAACGAGAACAAGATCGAGCTCTACGCCGCATAC GGTAAGGTGATGAACTGCGGTGGCGGCGGAAGCTGCGGCACTTGCATTGTCGAG ATAATTGATGGAAAGGAGCTCCTGAACGAAAGGACGGACACCGAGAATCGGTACCTGAAGAAG AAACCAGACTCATGGAGGCTAGCTTGTCAGACTATTGTAGGCAACAAAGAGAACTCCGGCAAG GTTGTGGTACAACGGCTGCCCCAGTGGAAGAAATGA